One Baekduia alba genomic window, TCACGATCCACGCCGACAGCGGCGTGACCGGCAACTTCCGCGTCCTCTGCGACGGGCAGCACGACGAGGACCTCGAGCGCGAGGCCGAGGAGGCCGACGTCGTCGAGGCGGTGGCCGTCGAGCGGCAGGTCACGGTCGCCCCGTACGGCCAGCCGGACGACTGAACCGGCACGGGAACGCTCAAGTTCTCAGCAAATCAGGCCGACCACCCGGCACATGGGGTCGTCCAAGGGGGACGTGGAGCGGTTCTTCGACCGCTCCCCAGACCTGCTCGCCATCGCGGATCGCCGCGGCTACTTCACCTGCCTGAACCCGGAGTGGGAGGCCGTCCTCGGCTGGTCCCGCGACGAGCTGATGGCGGAGCCGTTCCTGAACTTCGTCCATCCCGAGGATCTCGAGCGCACCTGCCAGGAGATCGCGCGCGCCACCGGGCCGTCACCGTGCACCACGCGCTACGAGAACCGGCTGCGGACGCGCGACGGGGTCTGGCGCTGGCTGCTGTGGTCCGCCCGCTGGGACGGGACCGAGTGGAGCGCGGTCGCCAAGGACATCACCACGCGCAAGGAGCTCGAGCGCCACTCGCTCCACGACGCGCTGACCGGCGTCGCCAACCGCGCGCTGGCGACCGACCGCCTCGGCGCCGCGATCGCGCGGCTGGGCCGCAACGCCGGCGCGGCGGTCGCGCTGCTCGTCGACGTCGACGACCTCACCACCATCAACGACACGCACGGCCACGCGGGCGGCGACATCGTCCTGCGCGCGATCGCCGACCGGCTGACCGAGCGGCTGCGCGCGGCCGACACCGTCGGGCGCTTCGGCGGCGACCGCTTCCTGGTCGTGGCCGAGGGCCTGGCCGACGGCGGCGCGCACGGCATCGAGGCGGTGATCGAGCGCGTGCACGGCGCGTTCTCGCGACCGATCCCGACGCGCAACGGGCTGATCTCGGTGACCGGGAGCGTCGGCGTGGCGGTCGCCCGCGACCGCGCGATGGACCCCGAGCATCTGATCCGCGACGCCGACGTGGCGCTGCGCCGCGCGAAGTCCGACGGCCGCGGCCACGCCGAGGTCTTCGACGCCGCGCTCGCCGAGGAGGTCCGCCACCGGCTGGAGCTCGCGGCCCAGCTGCGCGGCGCGCTCCAGCGCGGCGAGCTGCGCGTCGTCTTCCAGCCCCTGGTCACGATGGTCGACGGCAACGCCGTCGGCTGCGAGGCGCTGCTGCGCTGGGACCACCCGGACCGCGGCGAGCTCGCGCCGGGGTCGTTCCTGCGCATCGCCGAGGACGACGGGCTGATCGTCCCGATCGGCGCGTGGGTCCTGGAGGAGTCGTGCCGCCAGCTCGCGGCGTGGCGCGCGCAGGGGCAGCGCGACCTCTGGGTGTCGGTCAACGTGAGCGCGCGCCAGCTCGGCCAGGCGGACTTCGTCGCGGTCGTCGAGCGCGCGCTGCGCGAGACCGGCGTGCCGCCGTCCTCGATCTGCCTGGAGGTCACCGAGACCGCCGTGCTGCGCCGGCCCGACGTGGCGCGCCGCGCGCTCGAGGCGCTGCGCGTCCTGGGCGTGCGCGTCGCGCTCGACGACTTCGGCCTCGGCTACTCGTCGCTGACCCATCTCAAGGCGCTGCCGGTCGACGTCGTGAAGGTCGACCGCTCGTTCGTCGCCGACCTCGTCGACAGCACGCAGGACCGCGCGGTCGTCGAGGCTGTCCTGACGCTCGCCAACCGCATGGGCCTGACCGTGATCGCCGAGGGCGTGGAGACCGCCGACCAGGACGAGCTCCTGCGCGAGATGGGCTGCCCGATGGTGCAGGGCTACCTGTACGGGCGGCCCGTCCCGGCGGCCGACGTGGTCCTCTCCGCCGCGCCCGCCGCGCCCGCCGCGCCCGCCGCGCCCGCCGCCGCGTAGGCTGGCGCGATGCTCCGCGTCCAGCGGGCCGGGCTCCTCGCCCTCCTGCTCTTGTCGATCGTGCCGAGCGCCGCCGCAGCCGCGGCGACGACGTTCGCCCGCGACGGCGACACGGTCACGGTCACCGGCGACGACGGGACCAACACCATCATGTTCGCCCCGGCGCCGGGCTCGGCGCCGGACGACCTGGCCTTCAGCGTGAGCGGTGGCGCCGCGACGACGTCCGGCGCCGGCTGCGCGCGGTCCGGCGCGACCGTGACCTGCGGCGTCACGGGCGACGAGGTGCAGGTCGTCGCCGACCTGCGCGGCGGCGACGACACGTTGCGGGACGGCTACGCCGGCGAGCGGTTCCCGGCGCTGACGGTGGCCGGCGGGGCGGGCGACGACACGCTGAGCGGCGGCGACGGCGCGGACGCGCTGGACGGCGGGGCGGGCGACGACGCGCTCGCCGGCGGCGGGGGCGACGACACGGTCATCGGCGGGCCGGGCGCCGATCGGCTCTCCGGCGGCGACGGGGCCGACTTCTTCCTCGCGCGCGACGGCGAGGTCGACACGCTGGCCTGCGGCGGCGCGGAGGACAGCGCGACGGTGGACTACGCCGACGCGACCGACGCGGCGTGCGAGGACGTGGACCGCGCGGCGGCGCCGCCGGCGGGCGCGGGCGGGAGCGGCGGGTCCACCACCAGCCCCGGAACGACGACGACGCCCGGCGGCTCCGGGCCGTCCGGCGGGGGCACGCCGCCGATGCTCGGCACGCTGCCGCTGGCCGTCGGCCTCGGGCGGCCCAGGGCCGTCCGGCTCGGCGCTTTGGTCGCCGCGACCAGGGCCAAGTCCTTGTCCTTCACGGCCACGTTGACCCAGGCCTGCGCCGCCACGGCCCGGCTGACGGTCACGGCGGGCGAG contains:
- a CDS encoding putative bifunctional diguanylate cyclase/phosphodiesterase — encoded protein: MGSSKGDVERFFDRSPDLLAIADRRGYFTCLNPEWEAVLGWSRDELMAEPFLNFVHPEDLERTCQEIARATGPSPCTTRYENRLRTRDGVWRWLLWSARWDGTEWSAVAKDITTRKELERHSLHDALTGVANRALATDRLGAAIARLGRNAGAAVALLVDVDDLTTINDTHGHAGGDIVLRAIADRLTERLRAADTVGRFGGDRFLVVAEGLADGGAHGIEAVIERVHGAFSRPIPTRNGLISVTGSVGVAVARDRAMDPEHLIRDADVALRRAKSDGRGHAEVFDAALAEEVRHRLELAAQLRGALQRGELRVVFQPLVTMVDGNAVGCEALLRWDHPDRGELAPGSFLRIAEDDGLIVPIGAWVLEESCRQLAAWRAQGQRDLWVSVNVSARQLGQADFVAVVERALRETGVPPSSICLEVTETAVLRRPDVARRALEALRVLGVRVALDDFGLGYSSLTHLKALPVDVVKVDRSFVADLVDSTQDRAVVEAVLTLANRMGLTVIAEGVETADQDELLREMGCPMVQGYLYGRPVPAADVVLSAAPAAPAAPAAPAAA